One stretch of Aquimarina sp. Aq107 DNA includes these proteins:
- a CDS encoding FadR/GntR family transcriptional regulator — MRLKIEKETEVLSNPKKGSEDIIISKIRELIVSKQLEPGDRLPAERVLAEKLGVSRNQLRQAIQRLEFYGLVKKYPQSGTRVSNIGVTALNGMMTDILQLQEPDFKSLVETRLILETNAVRLAATRRSDEHLRQIQAAHEAYSEKAINGLNAVEEDLMFHLKLSEASGNSVINSLMLVITPEIITHFVANKVCDKDENHLLIKEHQAIIDAIIDRDPDRAVAKLEEHFNDLYKFCYD; from the coding sequence ATGAGATTAAAAATAGAGAAGGAAACGGAGGTTTTATCCAATCCTAAGAAAGGTTCCGAAGATATAATTATTTCTAAAATTAGGGAATTAATTGTTTCTAAGCAACTTGAACCAGGAGATAGACTTCCGGCAGAAAGAGTTCTTGCCGAAAAGTTAGGTGTAAGTAGGAATCAATTACGCCAAGCAATTCAACGATTAGAATTCTATGGGTTGGTTAAAAAATATCCTCAAAGTGGGACAAGAGTATCAAATATAGGAGTTACCGCACTTAACGGAATGATGACTGATATTTTACAATTACAAGAACCAGATTTTAAATCTCTAGTAGAAACAAGATTGATACTAGAAACAAATGCTGTAAGGTTAGCTGCTACAAGAAGATCAGATGAACATTTACGACAAATACAAGCTGCGCACGAAGCTTACAGTGAAAAAGCAATTAATGGTCTTAATGCAGTAGAAGAAGATTTAATGTTTCATCTTAAACTGTCTGAAGCTAGTGGCAATAGCGTAATCAATTCATTAATGTTAGTGATTACGCCAGAAATAATTACTCATTTTGTAGCAAATAAAGTTTGTGACAAAGATGAAAATCACTTATTAATTAAGGAGCACCAGGCTATTATTGATGCTATCATAGATAGAGACCCCGATAGAGCGGTTGCTAAACTAGAAGAGCACTTTAACGATTTATATAAATTTTGTTATGATTAA
- a CDS encoding SusC/RagA family TonB-linked outer membrane protein — MYFKKIIAVFLIVLSHCTLLAQDSITLEGTVTSREDGIPIPGVNVLILKSNTGTTTDFDGFYQLKVNKGDVVSFSFTGKKTITVAIDNQTTLDIALEEEASELEQVVVIGYGVQKKSSLTASVSKLENTNLDELPYSDVSNSIKGKIAGVQIRNTTGNVGDEPEIIVRGIGSISLSSAPLVVVDGFPFDDGLQFINPSTIESIEVLKDASSTAIYGSRGANGVILITTKEGKAEKTSFEFKSLSGFKQAARSIDIIDAIAFSDLDRSRDQLVENFNAQQENREPNFVNYDNVQIGKRTIAQNIGGPTNWQDEALRNPARIDNYQLNVYGGGSRTNYLISANYIYNEGLRKDNDLERLNLSARLKSKLSDNLSFDLKINPSYTLTRRSSINFTDTGRYETWIPVRHNQYTSDLTGQPVGSFAHALHFRNLNFDYVDPVTGLTENTGNIENLWSSSNFNPISRQEASRRNRFEYRLLANGSVKWKIAQGLTLRSSLGGYVRYRTGEEYFGSDGDRDGETEGILADQLTVKYINENTLNYNRDFNGHDIGLLLGITYENTTERLSNLRITNFDDENITTLNGGTIIDLDNTFTLKDKTVLSSYLGRINYAYKDRYLISLAGRADGFNKFGKNNKYGFFPSVSVGWNVANENFWRNSIGNTVNNLKLRSSWGISGSAPALFDFLAPTIVDFGNYSIGNTGGVTTGQGEVDFLQGNPDITWETNTEFNNGIDLGLFNGAVNLTVDYYYKLSEKLLLRQQISNSTGFDEQWNNIGKVQNSGWEFDLSTNLGRGKLKWQGSANISFNENKLVSFGGSERIINNGERTDQYITRVGEPYIQFYGYQTDGIFQNAEDLANSPSGIADAVGGLKRVDVNGDGVINEDDRTVIGDPFPDFIWGFTNTFTYGNLDLNFSFQGSQGGEVVWGEAFYNEVARYGATYAEDQWFNENIPASRPGIRIGVPWLETDYAVQDASYISLREVVLGYSIPIHSTKKMGLEKMRIYISGQNLWYQAADDYLGNNPEGNTDRDNVLIRGYQRGVTPVQRQLALGLDINF; from the coding sequence ATGTATTTCAAAAAGATTATAGCAGTCTTCCTGATTGTTCTATCTCATTGTACGTTGCTTGCTCAAGATAGCATTACATTAGAAGGAACAGTAACTTCTCGGGAAGATGGGATACCAATACCGGGAGTTAATGTATTGATATTGAAATCCAATACGGGAACTACTACGGATTTTGATGGATTTTATCAACTTAAGGTAAACAAAGGTGATGTCGTTTCATTCTCTTTTACCGGAAAGAAAACCATAACAGTGGCAATCGATAATCAAACAACACTTGATATCGCTCTGGAAGAAGAAGCATCTGAACTAGAACAGGTTGTCGTTATAGGATATGGAGTCCAAAAGAAGTCGAGTTTGACAGCTTCTGTATCCAAATTAGAGAACACCAATCTAGATGAATTGCCTTATTCTGATGTTTCTAACAGTATAAAAGGTAAAATTGCCGGAGTTCAGATTAGAAATACCACTGGTAATGTTGGTGATGAACCAGAAATAATAGTAAGAGGTATTGGGTCTATAAGTCTTAGTTCTGCTCCACTTGTTGTTGTTGATGGATTCCCTTTTGATGATGGGCTTCAATTCATTAATCCAAGTACTATAGAGTCTATAGAAGTATTGAAAGATGCAAGTTCTACAGCAATATATGGATCTAGAGGAGCTAATGGTGTTATTCTTATAACTACTAAAGAAGGAAAAGCAGAAAAAACTTCTTTTGAGTTCAAATCACTCTCAGGTTTTAAACAAGCTGCAAGAAGTATTGATATTATAGATGCAATTGCATTTTCTGACTTAGACAGAAGTAGAGATCAATTAGTAGAAAATTTTAATGCTCAGCAAGAAAACAGAGAACCTAATTTTGTAAATTATGATAATGTTCAAATAGGAAAAAGAACCATTGCTCAAAACATTGGTGGTCCTACTAACTGGCAAGATGAAGCTTTAAGAAATCCTGCTAGAATTGACAATTATCAATTAAACGTTTATGGAGGTGGAAGTAGAACAAACTACTTAATATCTGCCAACTACATTTATAATGAAGGACTTAGAAAAGATAACGATTTAGAAAGATTAAACTTATCTGCTAGACTTAAATCTAAATTATCTGACAACTTAAGTTTTGATTTAAAAATAAATCCTTCTTACACACTTACAAGAAGATCTTCTATTAATTTTACAGATACCGGAAGATATGAAACTTGGATTCCTGTTAGACATAATCAATATACATCAGACTTAACAGGACAGCCTGTTGGAAGTTTTGCACATGCTTTACATTTTAGAAACCTTAATTTTGATTATGTAGATCCTGTAACTGGTCTAACAGAAAATACTGGTAATATAGAAAACCTATGGTCTTCATCTAACTTTAATCCTATCTCTAGACAGGAAGCCAGTAGACGTAATCGTTTTGAATACAGATTACTTGCTAACGGTTCTGTGAAATGGAAAATAGCGCAAGGACTTACTTTAAGATCTTCATTAGGTGGTTATGTGAGATACCGTACGGGAGAAGAATATTTTGGTTCTGATGGTGATAGAGATGGAGAAACAGAAGGAATCTTAGCAGATCAACTTACTGTTAAATACATAAATGAGAATACATTAAACTACAACAGAGATTTTAATGGTCATGATATTGGATTATTATTAGGTATCACTTACGAGAATACTACAGAACGTCTTAGCAACCTTAGAATAACTAATTTTGATGATGAGAATATAACAACTCTTAATGGAGGAACAATTATAGATCTTGACAATACATTTACTTTAAAAGATAAAACAGTATTATCTTCATACTTAGGAAGAATTAATTATGCTTATAAAGATCGTTACTTAATTTCTTTAGCAGGAAGAGCAGATGGTTTCAATAAGTTTGGTAAGAATAACAAATACGGATTTTTCCCTTCTGTATCGGTAGGATGGAATGTTGCAAACGAGAATTTCTGGAGAAATAGCATTGGTAATACAGTTAATAACCTAAAGTTAAGATCTAGTTGGGGAATTAGTGGATCTGCTCCTGCCCTATTTGATTTCTTAGCACCAACTATAGTAGATTTCGGAAATTACAGCATAGGAAATACTGGTGGTGTAACAACAGGACAAGGTGAAGTAGACTTTTTACAAGGAAACCCTGATATTACTTGGGAAACAAACACAGAATTTAATAATGGTATAGATTTAGGTCTTTTCAATGGTGCTGTAAATCTTACTGTGGATTACTACTATAAGTTATCAGAAAAACTTTTATTGAGACAACAAATTTCTAATTCAACTGGTTTTGATGAGCAATGGAATAATATTGGAAAAGTTCAAAACTCAGGATGGGAATTTGATTTATCTACAAATCTTGGAAGAGGAAAATTAAAATGGCAAGGAAGTGCTAATATCTCATTTAACGAGAATAAACTTGTTTCATTCGGTGGATCTGAAAGAATAATTAATAATGGAGAGCGAACTGATCAATATATTACTCGTGTAGGAGAACCATATATTCAGTTTTATGGATATCAAACTGACGGTATTTTCCAGAACGCCGAAGATTTAGCTAATAGCCCAAGTGGTATTGCTGATGCAGTTGGTGGTCTTAAGAGAGTAGATGTAAACGGTGATGGAGTTATTAATGAAGATGATAGAACTGTTATTGGTGATCCATTCCCTGATTTTATTTGGGGTTTCACCAACACATTTACATACGGAAACTTAGATCTTAATTTCTCTTTCCAAGGATCTCAAGGCGGTGAAGTTGTTTGGGGAGAAGCATTTTATAATGAAGTTGCTCGATATGGAGCTACATATGCAGAAGACCAATGGTTTAATGAAAATATCCCTGCTAGCAGACCCGGAATTAGAATTGGTGTTCCATGGTTAGAAACTGACTATGCTGTTCAAGATGCTTCTTATATATCATTAAGAGAAGTAGTACTAGGATACTCTATACCTATTCATTCGACAAAGAAAATGGGATTAGAAAAAATGAGAATTTATATCTCTGGACAAAATTTATGGTATCAAGCTGCAGATGATTATTTAGGTAATAATCCTGAAGGAAACACGGATAGAGATAATGTTTTGATCAGAGGGTATCAAAGAGGAGTTACACCAGTGCAAAGGCAACTAGCACTTGGATTAGATATCAATTTCTAA
- a CDS encoding RagB/SusD family nutrient uptake outer membrane protein produces the protein MKHIFKLQNRFINFNIYALSLTLLMVSCDLEEEVTSFRTDDNFYQDQEELNRGVIASYSSLYDVMEVEWNITELRSDNTFTNPDRSPESDAPRFTLDRLTVDTNNSINQAYYANCYKTIALANRIIANIDVAVDEDLRNQYEGEAKFLRALMHFNLTRLYGSIVIVDRVLIGEEGFQLSRRPQSEVYPFIIQDLEDAIALLPEQYDDSEFGRATAIAARTILGKVHLTNPNRDLEAAITQLEYVRDRGINDLITDYDNLFEPGDELNNEVIFSVRYEQGLIGLGSPFPNFFAPLQSDGNVVFGNGDGLNVPTEDISDLYLTNDLRKPSSMADSYIATNGTEIFNKHVTKYNSAFNALDDGDVDWPVTRFADVLLMLSEAYIDARGISEALIELNKVRARAGLTDLLEADVNSSFAFKLALENERRLEFAFENHRFFDLLRTNRALTVINEHFTTEFAYNNPDNPDLDASPISDFQLLLPIPQREIDLNPNLAQNIGY, from the coding sequence ATGAAACATATTTTTAAACTTCAAAATAGATTCATAAATTTTAATATTTATGCATTGTCATTGACATTATTGATGGTGTCTTGTGATCTAGAAGAAGAAGTAACTTCTTTTAGAACAGATGACAACTTCTATCAAGACCAAGAAGAGTTAAATAGAGGAGTAATTGCTTCATATTCTAGTTTATATGATGTGATGGAAGTAGAATGGAATATTACAGAACTTCGTTCTGATAATACATTTACTAATCCAGATAGATCTCCAGAATCAGATGCTCCTCGTTTTACATTGGATCGACTTACAGTAGATACCAATAATTCGATAAATCAAGCATACTATGCTAATTGTTACAAAACCATAGCTTTAGCGAATAGAATCATTGCTAACATAGATGTTGCAGTTGATGAAGACTTAAGAAATCAATATGAAGGTGAAGCCAAATTTCTTAGAGCATTAATGCATTTTAACTTAACACGATTATATGGTAGTATTGTAATTGTTGATAGAGTTTTAATTGGTGAAGAAGGTTTTCAATTATCTCGTAGACCTCAATCAGAAGTATATCCTTTTATTATTCAGGACTTAGAAGACGCTATCGCACTTTTACCAGAGCAATATGATGATTCAGAATTCGGTAGAGCAACAGCAATAGCAGCAAGAACTATATTAGGTAAAGTTCATTTAACAAACCCTAATAGAGATTTAGAAGCTGCAATTACTCAACTAGAATATGTTAGAGACAGAGGAATAAATGATCTAATTACGGATTATGATAATCTTTTTGAACCAGGTGATGAATTAAACAATGAAGTAATTTTTTCTGTTCGATATGAACAAGGACTTATTGGTTTAGGTTCTCCTTTTCCAAACTTCTTTGCTCCTTTACAAAGTGATGGAAATGTAGTTTTTGGTAATGGTGATGGACTTAACGTACCTACTGAAGATATATCTGATTTATATCTAACAAATGATTTAAGAAAACCTTCATCTATGGCGGACAGCTATATTGCAACCAATGGAACTGAAATCTTTAACAAGCACGTTACCAAATACAATTCGGCTTTTAACGCACTAGATGATGGTGATGTAGATTGGCCAGTTACAAGATTTGCTGATGTACTATTAATGCTTTCTGAAGCTTATATAGATGCTAGAGGAATTTCTGAAGCCTTAATCGAACTAAACAAAGTAAGAGCGCGTGCTGGTCTAACTGATCTATTAGAAGCTGATGTAAATTCTAGCTTTGCTTTTAAATTAGCCTTAGAAAATGAACGACGTCTTGAGTTTGCTTTCGAAAACCATAGATTCTTTGATCTACTAAGAACCAATAGAGCTTTGACTGTAATAAATGAACATTTTACAACAGAGTTTGCTTATAACAACCCTGATAATCCTGATCTTGATGCAAGTCCTATTTCTGATTTTCAGCTACTATTACCAATACCACAAAGAGAAATTGACCTAAACCCTAATTTAGCTCAAAACATAGGTTATTAA
- a CDS encoding polysaccharide lyase 6 family protein, producing the protein MIINKQHIITTIVSIQLFLIGCTCFANEIKVATIDEFNNAIKSVKAGDRIILKNGEWKDVKLVAKGEGTSENPIIIEAEESGKVILTGDSNLKIAGTHLLIKGLWFKNGYTSGKSVISFRVNSKEYASHSRLTDCAITYYNPSKKSIDYKWISVWGKNNRIDHNYFVGKINSGTTLVVWLKGKEHIENNHRIDHNYFGERPTLGSNGGETIRIGTSKNSLLSSRTIVEDNVFEKCNGELEIISNKSGNNVYRNNLFLESEGVLTLRHGNKCLIEGNVFIGNQKPNTGGIRIINAGHVVRNNLMMNLTGDGFRGPIVVMNGVPNSPANRYHQVNDVKIQNNTIINCSPIQLCAGSDEERSLAPINTTFSNNIIYNDKNGDIATIHDKIDGFNFYGNILDTQKNFDQKGFTKMKVNWDTFEDILYIPTETNEELIKNSKPEAKSPKLDITGAKRTTFIAGAYNLGNNKFPKALVLRSGTSWDSKTKPEKLVATSEIIEVEPGLGTLRKALKKASFGSILKLKSGEYILEKGIKITTKITIQGDTKGKKPILKVKEGLEKNPTYFFRVEGGNSLHLKNLEISGNLKTPIKYAVVSPDKGVAESYSVFIDNCHIHGFKNKKGGSFFKGYKGTFADTLSIANSRIENSYRGINLSEEKESFGKYSAQIVRINNTIFKDIEQWALNYYRGGTDESTLGGNLSVQNSVFSNVGNIEKGTVLRTKGIVTVDIKNSVFEKSYKVINPVNLNGSKNTISNCVVFDCGTVKATKGASEKNVIYKNPKWEDKEKFIPSEKSPLRKEQHIGLKWDTKK; encoded by the coding sequence ATGATTATAAATAAACAACATATCATTACTACAATAGTATCCATTCAACTATTTCTTATTGGATGTACATGTTTTGCTAATGAGATTAAAGTAGCAACTATTGATGAATTCAATAATGCTATAAAATCTGTAAAAGCTGGAGATCGTATAATATTAAAAAATGGAGAGTGGAAAGATGTAAAATTAGTAGCTAAAGGTGAAGGAACTTCAGAAAATCCTATTATTATAGAAGCAGAAGAATCCGGTAAGGTGATCCTTACCGGAGATTCTAACCTAAAAATCGCTGGAACCCATTTATTAATCAAAGGGTTGTGGTTTAAAAACGGCTACACTTCTGGAAAATCAGTGATTTCGTTTAGAGTAAATTCGAAAGAATATGCAAGTCACTCCAGACTTACTGATTGTGCAATTACATACTACAATCCAAGTAAAAAATCTATCGATTATAAATGGATAAGTGTTTGGGGTAAAAATAACAGAATAGATCACAACTATTTTGTGGGAAAAATTAACTCTGGTACCACTCTAGTTGTATGGTTAAAGGGAAAAGAGCATATAGAAAACAACCATCGAATTGATCATAATTATTTTGGAGAAAGACCTACTTTAGGTTCTAATGGTGGAGAAACTATTAGAATTGGAACTAGCAAAAACTCATTATTATCTTCTAGAACAATTGTAGAAGATAATGTTTTTGAAAAATGTAATGGTGAGTTAGAAATTATTTCTAATAAATCAGGTAACAACGTATATCGTAATAATCTTTTTTTAGAAAGTGAAGGTGTCTTAACATTAAGACACGGAAACAAGTGCCTGATAGAAGGTAATGTATTTATAGGAAATCAAAAACCGAATACTGGTGGTATAAGAATTATAAATGCAGGTCATGTTGTTAGAAATAACTTAATGATGAATCTTACAGGTGATGGTTTTAGAGGGCCAATAGTTGTAATGAATGGCGTACCTAATAGCCCTGCAAATAGATATCATCAAGTTAATGATGTAAAAATTCAGAACAATACTATTATAAATTGTTCTCCAATTCAACTTTGCGCTGGAAGTGATGAAGAAAGATCATTAGCCCCAATAAATACAACCTTTTCTAATAATATCATATACAATGATAAAAATGGTGATATCGCAACAATACATGATAAAATAGATGGATTTAATTTCTATGGGAATATTTTAGATACTCAGAAAAATTTTGATCAAAAAGGCTTTACAAAAATGAAAGTAAATTGGGATACATTTGAAGATATTCTTTACATCCCAACTGAAACGAATGAAGAATTAATCAAAAATTCGAAACCTGAAGCTAAATCACCTAAATTAGATATTACTGGAGCAAAAAGAACTACTTTCATTGCTGGTGCTTATAATCTAGGAAATAATAAGTTCCCTAAGGCATTGGTTCTTAGAAGTGGAACATCTTGGGATTCTAAAACAAAACCTGAGAAACTTGTGGCTACATCAGAAATCATTGAAGTAGAACCAGGTTTAGGAACATTGCGTAAGGCATTAAAAAAGGCTTCTTTCGGTAGTATTCTAAAATTAAAATCTGGAGAATACATTCTAGAAAAAGGAATAAAAATTACAACAAAAATTACTATTCAAGGAGATACTAAAGGTAAAAAACCTATATTAAAAGTAAAAGAAGGTTTAGAAAAAAACCCAACATATTTCTTTAGAGTAGAAGGTGGTAATAGCTTACACTTAAAGAATTTAGAAATTTCTGGAAACTTAAAAACACCTATAAAATATGCTGTAGTCTCTCCTGACAAAGGTGTCGCCGAATCATACTCTGTATTTATTGACAATTGTCATATTCATGGGTTTAAAAACAAAAAAGGTGGTAGTTTTTTCAAAGGATACAAAGGAACTTTTGCAGATACTTTAAGTATTGCTAATTCTAGAATTGAAAACTCATACCGAGGGATCAATCTTTCAGAAGAAAAAGAAAGTTTCGGAAAGTATAGTGCTCAAATAGTACGTATTAATAACACAATTTTTAAAGACATAGAACAATGGGCTTTAAATTATTATCGTGGAGGAACTGACGAATCTACTTTAGGAGGTAATCTTTCTGTACAAAACTCTGTGTTTAGTAATGTAGGAAATATAGAAAAAGGTACCGTGCTTAGAACCAAAGGGATTGTAACAGTAGATATCAAAAATTCAGTTTTCGAAAAAAGTTATAAAGTAATTAACCCTGTTAATTTAAATGGAAGTAAAAATACGATAAGTAACTGTGTCGTTTTTGATTGTGGCACTGTAAAAGCAACAAAAGGAGCATCTGAAAAAAATGTAATATATAAAAACCCTAAATGGGAAGATAAAGAAAAATTCATTCCAAGTGAAAAATCGCCATTGCGAAAAGAACAACATATTGGACTGAAATGGGATACTAAAAAATAA
- a CDS encoding IPT/TIG domain-containing protein produces the protein MKNYEASFKRILAGLLVFCLMLIFVISSSCDADIEVDQTVEEIESATPIISSFSPSSAEILEEVLVEGEFLQFVDRATIGGIPTEIKSKISDTQILLRIDPAVISGQIVLINDLSRQGAENLEFTATSTESLTVSYPVPSVTSAIPGEATANDLLIIEGANLGVVSSVTFGGVPGVISFQENDVIVVTVPNPGTLDPVAINLTYNSNSGEIAQELSSSFLVNIPTPEPDNVPRIMARDNMVTITGANINFTTSVTVDGIEATITTSPTDLTFMVPSGVTTGISEVIITDTEMRQTVFNIPYINGPYYEYYDFDTKALETVRDNKNGDPTEVVLSLGEDEAEQPRFPGMTESFGSRYLHLDYPKATTSTLASIYCYDFSDDFGTEEMGEESAALLDPAGRFGGNPVLHFWMRINGANCRTKIYLGTSSAQRRESNGPLLDTGGEWVLVAVRLNGFMDSAADFSRFHFRLTAGSSSDNIPRSADYDWIIVTDRVLTEFGAVDYSAASITDETNWKDQG, from the coding sequence ATGAAAAATTACGAAGCATCTTTTAAGAGAATCTTAGCAGGTCTATTGGTTTTCTGTTTAATGTTGATATTTGTAATATCCTCATCTTGTGATGCGGATATCGAAGTGGATCAGACTGTAGAGGAAATAGAATCTGCAACTCCAATAATCTCTAGTTTTTCTCCATCTAGTGCAGAAATACTTGAAGAAGTACTTGTAGAAGGAGAATTTCTACAATTTGTGGATAGAGCAACCATAGGTGGAATACCTACTGAAATTAAAAGTAAAATTAGCGATACTCAAATTTTACTAAGAATTGACCCTGCTGTTATTTCAGGACAAATCGTACTTATCAATGATTTAAGTAGACAAGGTGCAGAAAACTTGGAATTTACAGCTACTTCTACCGAAAGTTTAACTGTATCGTATCCTGTACCATCAGTAACAAGTGCAATCCCTGGTGAGGCTACAGCAAATGATTTACTAATCATAGAAGGTGCTAATCTTGGTGTAGTATCAAGTGTTACTTTTGGAGGCGTACCTGGTGTTATATCTTTTCAAGAAAATGATGTAATTGTAGTAACTGTGCCAAACCCAGGAACTCTAGATCCTGTTGCTATTAATTTAACTTATAATAGTAATAGCGGAGAAATTGCACAAGAATTAAGTTCTTCTTTCTTAGTTAACATACCGACACCAGAGCCAGATAATGTGCCTAGAATAATGGCTAGAGATAATATGGTAACAATCACAGGAGCTAATATCAATTTCACAACATCTGTTACAGTCGATGGTATTGAGGCAACAATTACTACGTCTCCTACTGATTTAACTTTTATGGTTCCATCTGGAGTAACAACAGGTATATCCGAAGTTATCATTACAGATACAGAAATGCGTCAAACTGTATTTAATATACCATACATCAACGGACCATATTACGAATATTATGATTTTGATACGAAAGCTTTAGAAACTGTAAGAGATAATAAGAATGGTGATCCTACTGAAGTGGTTTTATCATTAGGAGAAGACGAAGCGGAACAACCAAGATTCCCAGGAATGACAGAATCTTTTGGAAGTAGATATTTACACTTAGATTACCCTAAAGCTACTACTAGTACCTTAGCCTCCATATATTGTTATGATTTTAGTGATGATTTTGGAACTGAAGAAATGGGAGAAGAATCAGCAGCTTTATTAGATCCAGCCGGTAGATTTGGCGGAAACCCTGTATTACATTTCTGGATGAGAATTAATGGAGCAAACTGTAGAACAAAAATATATCTAGGAACTTCAAGTGCTCAGCGTAGAGAATCTAATGGTCCTCTTTTAGACACAGGAGGAGAATGGGTATTAGTTGCTGTAAGACTTAATGGTTTTATGGATAGTGCAGCAGATTTTTCAAGATTTCATTTCCGTCTTACTGCAGGTAGTTCTTCTGATAATATACCAAGATCAGCTGATTACGATTGGATAATTGTAACCGACAGAGTATTAACAGAGTTTGGAGCTGTAGATTATTCAGCAGCATCCATTACGGACGAGACTAACTGGAAAGATCAAGGTTAA